One stretch of Microbacterium terrae DNA includes these proteins:
- a CDS encoding RNA polymerase sigma factor: MTGRGDARLTAALTAASPDLLAYLQRRVGVDDAPDLLGETMVVAWRRASDLPGDPERARMWLFGIARKTLLNHARGERRRWALADRIRSHTTDAAAPAADEGAEVRDALDRLDADLAELVRLVHWERLSLVQAAELLGIPDSTARTRYARAKDQLRAALGVRTA, translated from the coding sequence ATGACCGGCCGCGGCGACGCCCGCCTGACCGCGGCGCTCACCGCGGCGTCGCCCGACCTGCTCGCGTACCTCCAGCGCCGCGTCGGCGTCGACGATGCCCCCGACCTCCTCGGCGAGACGATGGTCGTCGCCTGGCGGCGGGCATCCGACCTCCCCGGCGACCCCGAGCGCGCGCGGATGTGGCTGTTCGGCATCGCCCGCAAGACGCTCCTCAACCACGCGCGCGGCGAGCGCCGGCGGTGGGCGCTGGCCGACCGCATCCGCTCCCACACGACGGATGCCGCGGCGCCGGCCGCCGACGAGGGCGCCGAGGTGCGCGACGCCCTGGACCGCCTCGACGCCGACCTGGCGGAGCTGGTGCGGCTCGTGCACTGGGAGCGGTTGTCGCTGGTGCAGGCGGCCGAGCTCCTCGGCATCCCCGATTCGACGGCGCGCACCCGGTACGCCCGTGCGAAGGATCAGCTGCGTGCAGCGCTCGGGGTGCGCACGGCGTGA
- the ffh gene encoding signal recognition particle protein → MATFGTLSDRLTETFRNLRTKGKLTPADVDGTVREIRRALLDADVALVVVKDFTAKVRERALGDEVNKALNPAQQVVQIVNEELIAILGGEQRRLQFAKNPPTVIMLAGLQGSGKTTFAGKLAKQLEKDGHTPLLVACDLQRPNAVNQLQVVAERAGAAIYAPEPGNGVGDPVKVARDGVEVARRQQHDIVIIDTAGRLGVDAELMKQAADIRKATDPDEVLFVIDSLTGQDAVNTAKAFQDGVDFTGVVLSKLDGDSRGGAALSVASVTGRPIIFASTGEGLDDLEAFHPDRMASRILDLGDILTLIEQAQQAFDEEEALKVAEKLATEQFTLEDFLEQMQQMRKMGSMKKMLGMLPGMGQMKQQLDDFDEREIDRTEAIIRSMTPAERRNTKLLNGSRRLRIARGSGMTVTDVNQLVQRFEQAAKMMKTVAKGGMPNIPGMGPMPGARPGASAKRGKQPKAKGSRSGNPAKRAAENAGIAAAAPSAPTGSGFGLGGAKGAPTEADLAELQKMLGRG, encoded by the coding sequence ATGGCGACTTTCGGCACACTCTCCGACCGGCTCACCGAGACCTTCCGCAACCTCCGCACCAAGGGCAAGCTCACGCCCGCGGACGTCGACGGCACGGTCCGCGAGATCCGGCGCGCTCTGCTGGACGCCGACGTCGCGCTGGTCGTGGTCAAGGACTTCACCGCGAAGGTGCGCGAGCGTGCCCTCGGCGACGAGGTCAACAAGGCCCTCAACCCGGCGCAGCAGGTCGTGCAGATCGTCAACGAGGAGCTCATCGCCATCCTCGGCGGCGAGCAGCGCCGCCTGCAGTTCGCCAAGAACCCGCCGACCGTGATCATGCTCGCGGGCCTGCAGGGATCCGGAAAGACCACGTTCGCCGGCAAGCTCGCCAAGCAGCTCGAGAAGGACGGCCACACCCCGCTCCTCGTCGCCTGCGACCTGCAGCGCCCGAACGCCGTCAACCAGCTCCAGGTGGTCGCCGAGCGCGCCGGGGCGGCCATATACGCGCCCGAGCCCGGCAACGGAGTCGGCGACCCGGTGAAGGTCGCGCGCGACGGCGTCGAGGTCGCTCGCCGCCAGCAGCACGACATCGTCATCATCGACACCGCCGGCCGCCTCGGCGTCGACGCCGAGCTGATGAAGCAGGCCGCCGACATCCGCAAGGCCACCGACCCCGACGAGGTGCTCTTCGTCATCGACTCGCTGACCGGCCAGGATGCCGTCAACACCGCGAAGGCGTTCCAGGACGGCGTCGACTTCACCGGCGTCGTGCTCTCGAAGCTCGACGGCGACTCGCGCGGCGGCGCGGCGCTCTCGGTCGCGAGTGTCACCGGACGCCCGATCATCTTCGCGTCCACGGGTGAGGGCCTCGACGACCTCGAGGCGTTCCACCCCGACCGTATGGCCAGCCGCATCCTCGACCTCGGCGACATCCTCACCCTCATCGAGCAGGCTCAGCAGGCGTTCGACGAGGAAGAGGCGCTCAAGGTCGCTGAGAAGCTCGCGACCGAGCAGTTCACGCTCGAGGACTTCCTCGAGCAGATGCAGCAGATGCGCAAGATGGGCTCGATGAAGAAGATGCTCGGGATGCTCCCGGGCATGGGCCAGATGAAGCAGCAGCTCGACGACTTCGACGAGCGCGAGATCGACCGCACCGAGGCGATCATCCGCTCGATGACGCCGGCCGAGCGCCGCAACACCAAGCTGCTCAACGGGTCGCGCCGCCTCCGCATCGCGCGAGGCTCGGGCATGACCGTCACCGACGTCAACCAGCTCGTGCAGCGCTTCGAGCAGGCGGCCAAGATGATGAAGACCGTCGCGAAGGGCGGCATGCCGAACATCCCCGGCATGGGTCCGATGCCCGGTGCACGACCCGGAGCGTCGGCCAAGCGCGGCAAGCAGCCCAAGGCGAAGGGCTCGCGCTCGGGCAATCCGGCGAAGCGCGCCGCCGAGAACGCGGGCATCGCCGCTGCGGCGCCGAGCGCGCCGACGGGCTCGGGCTTCGGGCTCGGCGGAGCGAAGGGCGCGCCGACCGAGGCCGACCTCGCCGAGCTGCAGAAGATGCTCGGCCGCGGCTGA
- a CDS encoding glutamate--cysteine ligase codes for MTVPFATSARASVGLEWELMLADGQTGELVPRAPEVLESLEEASALERYTVTGELLTNTIELTSGIGDTVAAAVDDIADAIAAVRTFGDPRGIELLCAGSHPFAQWYEQEVTDKTRYHKLIERTQWWGRNMMIWGIHVHVGVEDVNKVFPIINALSVYLPHLQALSASSPFWAGERTGYASNRALVFQQLPTAGLPWPLQDWSQFEGYLADMAATGVMEDATEVRWDIRPAPRWGTIEVRACDGMSTLPELAAVAALVQTLVEYFSRRIDEGLPLETIQPWFIRENKWRAARYGLDARVIVDHEGTQRPVAEHLAETLEQVADIAAELKCARELAGVERILAQGASYSRQLTVADAADGDLREVVMHLIREFRQGPSLREHLALADG; via the coding sequence ATGACGGTGCCCTTCGCGACATCAGCCCGAGCGTCCGTCGGCCTGGAGTGGGAGCTGATGCTCGCCGACGGCCAGACCGGCGAACTCGTGCCCCGCGCACCCGAGGTGCTGGAGTCGCTCGAGGAGGCGTCCGCGCTCGAGCGGTACACCGTGACGGGCGAGCTGCTCACCAACACGATCGAGCTGACGAGCGGCATCGGAGACACCGTCGCCGCAGCCGTCGACGACATCGCCGACGCCATCGCGGCGGTCCGCACCTTCGGCGACCCCCGCGGGATCGAGCTGCTGTGCGCGGGAAGCCATCCGTTCGCGCAATGGTACGAGCAGGAGGTGACCGACAAGACGCGGTACCACAAGCTCATCGAGCGCACGCAGTGGTGGGGGCGCAACATGATGATCTGGGGCATCCACGTGCACGTGGGCGTCGAGGACGTCAACAAGGTCTTCCCCATCATCAACGCGCTGTCGGTCTACCTCCCCCACCTGCAGGCGCTGTCGGCGTCGAGCCCGTTCTGGGCCGGTGAGCGCACGGGATACGCCTCGAACCGCGCCCTCGTGTTCCAGCAGCTGCCCACGGCCGGGCTTCCGTGGCCGCTGCAGGACTGGAGCCAGTTCGAGGGATACCTCGCCGACATGGCCGCCACCGGGGTCATGGAGGACGCGACCGAGGTGAGATGGGACATCCGCCCGGCACCGCGGTGGGGCACCATCGAGGTGCGCGCGTGCGACGGCATGTCGACCCTCCCCGAGCTCGCCGCCGTCGCAGCGCTCGTGCAGACGCTCGTCGAGTACTTCTCCCGCCGCATCGACGAGGGCCTGCCGCTGGAGACGATCCAGCCGTGGTTCATCCGCGAGAACAAGTGGCGCGCAGCGCGCTACGGACTCGACGCCCGCGTGATCGTCGATCATGAGGGCACGCAGCGCCCGGTCGCCGAGCATCTCGCCGAGACCCTCGAGCAGGTCGCCGACATCGCGGCCGAGCTCAAGTGCGCCCGCGAGCTCGCCGGGGTCGAGCGCATCCTCGCCCAGGGTGCGAGCTACTCACGCCAGCTCACGGTGGCGGATGCGGCCGACGGCGACCTGCGCGAGGTCGTGATGCACCTCATCCGCGAGTTCCGCCAGGGTCCGTCGCTGCGCGAGCACCTCGCCCTCGCCGACGGCTGA
- the rpsP gene encoding 30S ribosomal protein S16 produces MAVKIRLKRLGKIRAPYYRIVVADSRTKRDGRVIEEIGKYHPTENPSFIEVDTDRAQYWLSVGAQPTEQVLAILKLTGDWGKFQGDANAVSTVKTAEPKAAFEVDSAKKSVIKPKAEKKAEAAPAADAEAEASADQADAE; encoded by the coding sequence GTGGCTGTCAAGATCCGTCTCAAGCGGCTCGGCAAGATCCGTGCCCCGTACTACCGCATCGTCGTCGCCGACTCGCGCACCAAGCGCGATGGTCGTGTCATCGAGGAGATCGGCAAGTACCACCCCACCGAGAACCCCTCGTTCATCGAGGTCGACACCGACCGTGCGCAGTACTGGCTGTCGGTGGGCGCTCAGCCGACCGAGCAGGTGCTCGCCATCCTCAAGCTGACCGGCGACTGGGGCAAGTTCCAGGGCGACGCGAACGCCGTCTCGACCGTGAAGACCGCTGAGCCCAAGGCCGCGTTCGAGGTCGACTCCGCCAAGAAGTCGGTCATCAAGCCCAAGGCTGAGAAGAAGGCCGAGGCCGCTCCGGCAGCCGACGCTGAGGCCGAGGCTTCCGCCGACCAGGCCGACGCAGAGTAA
- a CDS encoding RNA-binding protein — MLAAALEHVVKGIVDHPDDVRIDSSTSPRGDVLEVHVHPDDRGRVIGRGGRTAKALRTLISALADGRRVRVDVADD; from the coding sequence TTGCTGGCCGCCGCGCTCGAGCACGTCGTCAAGGGGATCGTCGATCACCCCGACGACGTGCGTATCGACTCCTCCACGTCGCCCCGCGGCGACGTGCTCGAGGTGCACGTCCACCCCGATGACCGGGGTCGTGTGATCGGGCGCGGCGGCCGTACGGCCAAAGCCCTGCGCACCCTCATCAGCGCCCTCGCCGACGGACGCCGTGTGCGCGTCGACGTCGCGGACGACTGA
- the rimM gene encoding ribosome maturation factor RimM (Essential for efficient processing of 16S rRNA) encodes MSDAGKDAGAPAPASEKTKVGAAPTGRTQLRVGRLVKAHGLKGALKLELYTDDPDGRFTAGATFTLQVPESSPWHGKPLTVREFRWMNSHPVAFFEGVDDRDTAEELVRAILWIDEDPRAVSTEPDAWYDHQLVGLDVVRDEVVIGRIVRVEHLPAQDLLVIRAAGAASDDEVLVPFVKAIVPEVDLAAGRVVVTPPAGLFEPLPESDAEGDSDSADAAAADDDAS; translated from the coding sequence GTGTCAGACGCAGGAAAGGATGCCGGCGCACCCGCGCCCGCATCCGAGAAGACCAAGGTCGGCGCTGCGCCGACCGGCCGCACCCAGCTGCGGGTGGGGCGCCTCGTCAAGGCCCACGGCCTGAAGGGCGCCCTCAAGCTGGAGCTGTACACCGACGACCCCGACGGCCGTTTCACGGCCGGCGCGACGTTCACCCTCCAGGTGCCCGAGTCGTCGCCGTGGCACGGCAAGCCGCTCACGGTGCGCGAGTTCCGCTGGATGAACAGCCACCCCGTCGCCTTCTTCGAGGGTGTGGACGACCGCGACACCGCCGAAGAGCTCGTCCGTGCGATCCTCTGGATCGACGAGGACCCGCGTGCGGTCAGCACCGAACCCGATGCCTGGTACGACCACCAGCTCGTCGGTCTCGACGTCGTCCGCGACGAGGTCGTGATCGGCCGGATCGTCCGCGTGGAGCACCTGCCCGCACAGGACCTGCTCGTCATCCGGGCAGCCGGCGCTGCATCCGACGACGAGGTCCTCGTTCCGTTCGTCAAGGCCATCGTCCCCGAGGTCGACCTCGCGGCCGGACGCGTGGTCGTCACCCCGCCCGCGGGCCTGTTCGAGCCGCTCCCCGAGAGCGATGCCGAGGGCGACAGCGACTCGGCCGATGCGGCCGCCGCGGACGACGACGCATCCTGA
- a CDS encoding bifunctional nitrate reductase/sulfite reductase flavoprotein subunit alpha yields MSLTAQSSAARADAPTSTTRTVCSYCGVGCGISVTSTRDGDGALTVAKTVGDRIHPTNAGRLCTKGATHVELMAAPGRMVSAHIRQDRGDAPEPVALDEAVAVAGARLRAIVDEHGPDAIALYVSGQMSIEAQYLSNKLVKGYLRGLHIESNSRLCMASAGTGYKQSLGADGPPGSYEDFDRTHLFFVIGSNIADCHPILFLRMADRLKQGARLIVVDPRRTASADRADLFLQIRPGTDLALLNGLLHLLTVAGAIDADFIAAHTEGWDAMPAFLADYTPERVAETTGLAEEDIRTAARWIAESGEWMTLWTMGLNQSTQGTWHTNAICNLHLATGAICRPGSGPFSLTGQPNAMGGREMGYMGPGLPGQRAVFSAADRAFVEGVWGIEPGSIRAEAGGGTIEMYRAMAEGDIKAAWIICTNPVASVANRKSVIAGLEQAELVIAQDVYTETATNAYADILLPATLWVESEGVMVGSDRTMTLVPRAATAPGDAQPDWLLICRVAQAMGFVEGFSFGSSAEVFDEIRRFWNPQTGWDVRGVDYERLRQGPVQWPAPPDDAETRHPIRYLNDGVSQSLHSEDDGTVPRLAFATPSRRAQFFARPHLGPAELPDDDYPLVLTTGRLQHQWHTMTKTGKVAKLMKLNAEPFVEVHPTDAAVLEIADGDIVEVSSRRGRVVLPAVVTERMRPGAMFAPFHWNDEHGEYLTVNAVTSDAVDAASLQPEFKHAAVALRRVGSAPAPAAPTAAGAVRALLEAAGTAPVLTDAEAAYVAGFVQALDAVPLAPGAVAVLPDAAPLGDLARGWFGGVLAGIAARIEAAPATETPVGGDAVTVLWGSQTGNAEELALGCAATLIARGIEARSVSMLDIDAAALTGIGRLLVVTSTFGDGGPPDNAADLWAQLAADTAPRLDDLEYAVFAIGDPSYDDFCGHGREIHDRLAALGATAFLPRVDAEPEYEGPAATWIEQVVAAFGGVAAAVPAAPATRRLFTRANPVTAPLVTNRLLSAPGSAKEVRQFGFDLRHTGATYEAGDSLGVVVANSAAVADEWLGLTGLSPHTVIELDGQERFLGDAARRKLDVTRVTPALLEFLGERSSDPHLATLLRRDSRQRLEQYLWSMQAMDLLRRFPVRADASEWVDVLGRLQPRQYSISSSPKNSPDEVQLTVSVVRFDTEDGVGRGGVGSTYLADGSAASGVPVYLQRSAHFRPPVDPDARMIMIGPGTGIAPFRAFLHDRRADGHTGRNWLFFGEQHEATDFYYRDELLEMRDDGFLTRLDVAFSRDQRQKVYVQDRMIEHGALLWRWLEEGASVFVCGDASRMATDVDNTLTAVVRQHGGMSEEDALEYKRTLTAQKRYVRDVY; encoded by the coding sequence ATGAGCCTCACCGCGCAGTCATCCGCCGCGCGCGCCGACGCACCCACGTCGACGACTCGCACGGTGTGCTCGTACTGCGGCGTCGGCTGCGGCATCTCGGTGACGTCGACGCGTGACGGCGACGGCGCCCTCACGGTGGCGAAGACCGTGGGCGACCGCATCCACCCGACGAACGCCGGCCGTCTGTGCACCAAGGGCGCGACCCACGTCGAGCTGATGGCGGCTCCGGGTCGCATGGTCTCGGCCCACATCCGGCAGGACCGCGGCGATGCCCCCGAGCCGGTCGCGCTCGACGAGGCAGTCGCGGTCGCGGGGGCGCGGCTGCGCGCGATCGTCGACGAGCACGGGCCCGACGCGATCGCCCTGTACGTGTCGGGGCAGATGTCGATCGAAGCGCAGTACCTGTCGAACAAGCTCGTGAAGGGGTACCTCCGGGGCCTGCACATCGAGTCGAACTCGCGCCTGTGCATGGCCTCGGCGGGCACGGGCTACAAGCAGTCGCTCGGCGCGGACGGCCCTCCCGGATCGTACGAGGACTTCGACCGCACCCACCTGTTCTTCGTGATCGGGTCGAACATCGCCGACTGCCACCCGATCCTGTTCCTCCGGATGGCCGACCGGCTCAAGCAGGGCGCACGGCTCATCGTCGTCGACCCGCGCCGCACCGCGTCGGCCGATCGGGCCGACCTCTTCCTGCAGATCCGGCCCGGCACCGACCTGGCGCTCCTCAACGGCCTCCTCCACCTGCTGACGGTCGCGGGAGCGATCGACGCCGACTTCATCGCCGCGCACACCGAGGGCTGGGACGCGATGCCCGCCTTCCTGGCGGACTACACGCCCGAGCGGGTGGCGGAGACCACCGGCCTCGCCGAAGAGGACATCCGCACGGCCGCGCGCTGGATCGCGGAGTCGGGGGAGTGGATGACCCTCTGGACGATGGGTCTCAATCAGTCCACCCAGGGCACGTGGCACACCAATGCGATCTGCAACCTCCACCTCGCGACGGGCGCGATCTGCCGGCCGGGCAGCGGCCCCTTCTCGCTCACCGGGCAGCCCAACGCCATGGGCGGGCGCGAGATGGGCTACATGGGCCCGGGCCTTCCCGGACAGCGCGCCGTGTTCAGCGCGGCCGACCGCGCGTTCGTCGAAGGCGTGTGGGGCATCGAGCCGGGGAGCATCCGTGCCGAGGCGGGCGGCGGCACGATCGAGATGTACCGGGCGATGGCGGAGGGCGACATCAAGGCGGCCTGGATCATCTGCACCAACCCGGTCGCGTCGGTCGCCAACCGCAAGAGTGTGATCGCCGGCCTCGAGCAGGCCGAACTGGTGATCGCGCAGGACGTCTACACCGAGACCGCCACGAACGCGTACGCCGACATCCTGCTCCCCGCGACCCTGTGGGTCGAGTCCGAGGGCGTGATGGTCGGCAGCGATCGCACGATGACCCTCGTCCCGCGGGCGGCGACGGCCCCCGGCGACGCCCAGCCCGACTGGCTGCTGATCTGCCGGGTGGCGCAGGCGATGGGCTTCGTCGAGGGATTCTCCTTCGGAAGCTCCGCAGAGGTGTTCGACGAGATCCGCCGCTTCTGGAACCCGCAGACGGGTTGGGACGTGCGCGGCGTCGACTACGAGCGCCTGCGCCAGGGGCCGGTGCAGTGGCCGGCGCCGCCCGACGACGCCGAGACGCGGCATCCGATCCGCTATCTCAACGACGGGGTCAGCCAGTCGCTCCACTCCGAAGACGACGGCACCGTGCCGCGTCTGGCTTTCGCGACGCCGAGCCGGCGTGCGCAGTTCTTCGCTCGGCCGCACCTCGGCCCTGCTGAGCTTCCTGACGACGACTATCCGCTCGTGCTCACCACCGGTCGCCTGCAGCACCAGTGGCACACGATGACGAAGACGGGCAAGGTCGCCAAGCTGATGAAGCTCAACGCCGAGCCGTTCGTCGAGGTGCACCCGACGGATGCCGCGGTGCTCGAGATCGCCGACGGCGACATCGTCGAAGTGTCGTCACGGCGGGGGCGTGTGGTGCTGCCGGCGGTCGTCACCGAACGGATGCGTCCGGGGGCGATGTTCGCGCCGTTCCACTGGAACGACGAGCACGGCGAGTACCTGACGGTGAACGCCGTGACGAGCGACGCCGTAGACGCGGCCTCGCTGCAGCCCGAGTTCAAGCACGCCGCAGTGGCGCTGCGGCGCGTGGGGTCGGCCCCGGCGCCTGCGGCCCCGACCGCTGCCGGGGCGGTGCGTGCACTGCTGGAGGCCGCCGGCACCGCGCCGGTGCTCACCGATGCCGAGGCGGCGTACGTCGCCGGCTTCGTTCAAGCCCTCGATGCAGTTCCCCTCGCCCCGGGCGCGGTCGCGGTGCTGCCGGATGCCGCGCCGCTGGGCGACCTCGCACGCGGCTGGTTCGGGGGAGTGCTCGCGGGCATCGCAGCCCGGATCGAGGCCGCCCCGGCGACCGAGACGCCCGTCGGCGGCGACGCCGTCACCGTGCTGTGGGGCTCGCAGACGGGCAACGCCGAGGAGCTCGCACTCGGATGCGCGGCTACGCTCATCGCCCGGGGCATCGAAGCGCGCTCGGTGAGCATGCTCGACATCGATGCCGCGGCGCTCACGGGCATCGGGCGGCTCCTCGTCGTCACCTCGACCTTCGGCGACGGCGGTCCGCCCGACAACGCCGCCGACCTGTGGGCGCAGCTCGCAGCCGATACGGCGCCGCGTCTGGACGACCTCGAGTACGCGGTGTTCGCGATCGGCGACCCGAGCTACGACGACTTCTGCGGCCACGGCCGCGAGATCCACGACCGCCTCGCGGCGCTCGGTGCGACGGCCTTCCTTCCGCGCGTGGACGCCGAACCCGAGTACGAGGGCCCGGCGGCGACGTGGATCGAGCAGGTCGTGGCGGCCTTCGGCGGTGTCGCCGCAGCCGTGCCGGCCGCACCGGCGACCCGACGACTGTTCACCCGCGCGAACCCGGTCACGGCGCCGCTCGTGACGAACCGACTGCTGAGCGCCCCCGGGTCGGCCAAAGAGGTGCGCCAGTTCGGGTTCGACCTGCGTCACACCGGTGCGACCTACGAGGCGGGCGACTCGCTCGGCGTGGTCGTCGCGAACTCCGCAGCAGTCGCCGATGAGTGGCTCGGCCTGACCGGGCTGTCGCCGCACACGGTGATCGAACTCGACGGACAGGAGCGCTTCCTCGGCGACGCCGCGCGCCGCAAGCTCGACGTCACCCGGGTGACCCCGGCCCTGCTGGAGTTCCTCGGTGAGCGCAGCTCCGACCCGCACCTGGCGACGCTGCTGCGTCGCGACAGCAGGCAGCGACTGGAGCAGTACCTGTGGAGCATGCAGGCGATGGACCTGCTCCGCCGCTTCCCGGTGCGCGCCGATGCGTCCGAATGGGTGGACGTGCTCGGCCGGCTGCAGCCCCGGCAGTACTCGATCTCGTCGAGCCCGAAGAACTCGCCCGACGAGGTGCAGCTGACGGTGTCGGTCGTGCGGTTCGACACCGAGGACGGTGTCGGGCGCGGCGGCGTCGGATCGACGTACCTCGCCGACGGGTCCGCGGCCTCCGGCGTGCCGGTGTACCTGCAGCGCTCGGCGCACTTCCGTCCGCCGGTCGATCCCGACGCCCGCATGATCATGATCGGCCCCGGCACCGGCATCGCGCCCTTCCGCGCGTTCCTCCACGACCGGCGGGCGGACGGGCACACCGGCCGCAACTGGCTGTTCTTCGGCGAGCAGCACGAGGCCACCGACTTCTACTACCGCGACGAGCTGCTCGAGATGCGAGACGACGGCTTCCTCACGCGACTCGACGTCGCCTTCTCGCGCGACCAGCGCCAGAAGGTGTACGTGCAGGACCGCATGATCGAGCACGGCGCCCTGCTGTGGCGCTGGCTCGAAGAGGGAGCATCCGTCTTCGTCTGCGGCGATGCCAGCCGCATGGCGACCGACGTCGACAACACCCTCACCGCCGTCGTGCGCCAGCACGGCGGCATGAGCGAGGAGGATGCGCTGGAGTACAAGCGCACCCTCACCGCGCAGAAGCGCTACGTGCGCGACGTCTACTGA
- a CDS encoding MFS transporter: protein MTSTVTPSTTDDAASPAASSVSTTTLTHRSGRWIDGWNPEDTAFWKAEGRGIARRNLGWSIFAEFLGFIIWQLWSIVVVMLPAAGFTLTSSELFWLISVPSLVGATLRFPYTFMVAIFGGRNWTIVSAGLLLIPATLLGFVVQNPETPFGVLLLVAALGGFGGGNFASSMANITYFFPQKEKGWALGLNAAGGNLGTSVAQFAVPIAVTIGAGAVTNISLAGWMWIPLILVAMWGAWRYMDNLSSAKADFAGSAAALREPHLWLMSLLYIGTFGSFIGFASVFPKLIADLFPDFSTIQIGQTAITLAFLGALVGSLARPYGGKLADRIGGARMTVIAFALMALGALALIWTLPLQNFWVFLLCFLVLFAATGVGNGSTYRMIPNIFAARAIAKGIEPDTDAAKKQLRKSAAALGIISGIGAYGGFVIPQVLNASQLATGSYIAAFYGFVAAYVALLVITFTVYVIPRAAFAKQRI from the coding sequence ATGACCAGCACCGTCACCCCGTCGACGACGGATGACGCGGCATCACCCGCCGCGTCGTCGGTCAGCACCACCACCCTCACCCACCGTTCCGGCCGCTGGATCGACGGCTGGAACCCCGAGGACACCGCGTTCTGGAAGGCCGAGGGGCGCGGCATCGCGCGGCGCAACCTCGGCTGGTCGATCTTCGCCGAGTTCCTCGGCTTCATCATCTGGCAGCTGTGGAGCATCGTGGTCGTGATGCTCCCTGCGGCCGGGTTCACCCTCACGAGCTCGGAGCTGTTCTGGCTCATCTCGGTGCCGAGCCTCGTCGGCGCGACGCTGCGCTTCCCCTACACCTTCATGGTCGCGATCTTCGGCGGCCGCAACTGGACGATCGTCTCGGCCGGTCTGCTGCTCATCCCGGCGACGCTGCTCGGCTTCGTCGTGCAGAACCCCGAGACGCCGTTCGGCGTCCTCCTGCTCGTCGCCGCTCTCGGCGGCTTCGGCGGCGGCAACTTCGCCAGTTCCATGGCGAACATCACCTACTTCTTCCCGCAGAAGGAGAAGGGCTGGGCGCTCGGGCTCAATGCCGCCGGAGGCAACCTCGGCACCTCGGTCGCCCAGTTCGCCGTGCCGATCGCGGTGACCATCGGCGCCGGCGCGGTGACGAACATCTCGCTCGCCGGCTGGATGTGGATCCCCCTCATCCTCGTGGCGATGTGGGGCGCATGGCGCTACATGGACAACCTGTCGTCGGCGAAGGCCGACTTCGCCGGATCGGCCGCGGCGCTGCGCGAACCGCACCTGTGGCTCATGTCGCTGCTGTACATCGGCACGTTCGGCTCGTTCATCGGCTTCGCGAGCGTCTTCCCGAAGCTCATCGCCGACCTGTTCCCCGACTTCAGCACCATCCAGATCGGCCAGACGGCGATCACGCTCGCCTTCCTCGGCGCCCTCGTCGGCTCGCTGGCCCGGCCGTACGGCGGCAAGCTCGCCGACCGTATCGGCGGCGCGCGGATGACCGTCATCGCCTTCGCACTGATGGCTCTCGGGGCGCTGGCGCTCATCTGGACGCTGCCGCTGCAGAACTTCTGGGTGTTCCTGCTCTGCTTCCTCGTGCTGTTCGCAGCCACGGGCGTCGGCAACGGGTCGACCTACCGCATGATCCCGAACATCTTCGCCGCCCGGGCGATCGCGAAGGGCATCGAGCCCGACACCGACGCCGCGAAGAAGCAGCTCCGCAAGTCCGCGGCTGCGCTCGGCATCATCTCCGGCATCGGCGCGTACGGCGGCTTCGTGATCCCGCAGGTGCTGAACGCGTCGCAGCTCGCGACCGGTTCGTACATCGCGGCGTTCTACGGCTTCGTCGCGGCGTACGTCGCGCTCCTCGTCATCACGTTCACCGTGTACGTGATCCCCCGTGCGGCATTCGCCAAGCAGCGCATCTGA
- the trmD gene encoding tRNA (guanosine(37)-N1)-methyltransferase TrmD, with protein sequence MRVDIVTIFPGFFDVLDVSLIGKARDRGILSMHVHDLREWTHDRHRTVDDTPYGGGAGMVMKPEPWGEALDAVLGEDAVLIVPSPAGERFTQAMARELAGESQLVFACGRYEGIDQRVVDHYSARGRVRLVSLGDYVLNGGEVAAMAVIEAVSRLVPGVVGNPDSLVEESHEDGLLEYPSYTKPAVWRGHEVPPVLLSGNHGAIAAWRREQSLERTRTTRPDLLPDAG encoded by the coding sequence ATGCGCGTCGACATCGTCACGATCTTCCCTGGATTCTTCGACGTGCTCGACGTCTCTCTCATCGGCAAGGCCCGCGACCGCGGCATCCTGTCGATGCACGTGCACGATCTGCGGGAGTGGACCCACGACCGCCACCGCACCGTCGACGACACCCCGTACGGCGGCGGTGCCGGCATGGTGATGAAGCCCGAGCCCTGGGGGGAGGCGCTCGACGCCGTGCTCGGCGAGGACGCCGTGCTCATCGTGCCCTCGCCCGCCGGCGAGCGGTTCACGCAGGCCATGGCGCGCGAACTCGCGGGCGAAAGCCAGCTGGTGTTCGCGTGCGGTCGATACGAGGGGATCGACCAGCGGGTCGTCGACCACTACTCGGCGCGCGGACGGGTGCGCCTGGTGAGCCTCGGCGACTACGTCCTCAACGGCGGCGAGGTCGCCGCGATGGCGGTGATCGAAGCGGTATCTCGACTGGTCCCCGGCGTGGTCGGCAACCCCGACAGCCTCGTCGAGGAGTCGCACGAGGACGGGCTGCTCGAATACCCCAGCTACACCAAGCCGGCCGTGTGGCGCGGCCACGAGGTGCCGCCGGTGCTGCTCAGCGGCAACCACGGCGCGATCGCCGCGTGGCGACGCGAGCAGAGCCTCGAGCGCACCCGCACCACGCGTCCCGACCTGCTCCCGGATGCCGGGTGA